The sequence GCCCTGGTCTCTCACTCAGAGGGCGCCAACCACACGCTGCTGCGCTTCTCCGCCGGGGACGTGGTGGAGGTGCTGGTGCCCGAGGCCCAGAATGGCTGGCTCTACGGCAAGCTGGAGGGCTCGTCCGCGTGAGTGGGAGCCTTGGAGGGGCCGGGGGTTGGTTGAGAAGAAGGCCCTGGGGGCCGGGGACCCGGGGACCTGCTGGACTGAGGCTTCCCTGGCCTCCCCTGGAGGCCTCGGACAATGCTGCTCTCCTCCCGCCCCCGACACTCTAGCTCAGCTTCCTCATTCATTCAGTGGGAGTGGGAAGAGTCGCCTTACCAAGTTCAGGATGACGGCCCTTGAGAGGGGGCAGAGGATGGGGGATGGGCGGGTTCTTCCAAAAGTGTAGAAATGGCAGAAATCCTATTgcttgagcacctactgtgtgcctgccTCTGGGAGGAGGCTGTGTCCCCGCCTCTGGGAGGAGGCTGTGTCCCCTCTGCAGAGTCAGCCCTGGAACTCTGATGCAGGGGGCTGGGCTAGGAGTAGGGCCTGAAATGTGCTCACCTCTTTGCAGTCACTCTCAGTGGAAATCCTTAAAGCACCTAAACCAGGCTGTTTTGACACTTGGTGTGGAGGAAGAGTTGGGGAGTTTCATACAGTGAGGGCGCCAGAAAGCCCGGAGGACAGCAGGCCTGGCAGCTAGCAAAGGGAATGGATGGGCACCACTGTCCTGCAGGGGAAAACGGGGCAGATGGGGCTGGCTGGAGCCAGGCAGTGCCCCCTCGGGGCTTCATGGGCAGGGGAGTGTGCTGCAGGAATGCATGCACGGGCAGAGCGGGTGGTGGCGTGGTCCTGTGCTTAgtggatggacaggtggatgggTGGACCAGCGGATGGGCATGTGGGTAGGTGGAGCGTGTGCAAGTGGATGGGCATAAAATGGGAGGGTCACTGACTGGGTGGTTGGCGACATGGGAGGATGCGCGGATGTGGGGGACAGACACTGATGGGTGACTGGAGAGGTGTGAGTGGCGAGGGGGTGCTGGATGGATTCGTGGCTACACAGGGGATGGAGTACAGACAGGTGAGTGGGGGATGGGTGATGCGTGGAGGGGCTCATAGTTAGGCTCGAAGGTCCATAGCTGGGCAGGTGACCACAGGGACAGGAACAGAAGGGGGTCAGTGGGGAGAGAGATGACTGAGAACACTAACGACACGGACACCTGCTGCTGGGGTACCTGCTTCACAGACCCACAGCAGAGGATGGTGTGCCGCAGACGCCCCCGGGACCTGAGTATAGAACCTTCTAGACCGAAGCTGTCAGACCCTCCTGGGATGTTCTGGGAATGTCATTATCCATCCTTGACTCACATAGCTTGTTACGGAAAAGCATGGCATGTTTTATCATCCATAGGCACTAGCAGGTGAAAACAGAAGTAAACATACGGAATTGACTCTAGTCTGTCAGTTTGAGGTGAAGTAGCTTCCGGCAACCCTGAGGGGAGGATGTCTTCTTTTGGTCATTGTCCCCGGGCCTGGCTTGAAGGAccctctgcctctgccccacAGGAGCGGCTGGTTCCCCGAGGCCTACGTGAAGGCTCTGGAGGAGGGGCCTGTGAATCCCATAACCCCCGTGACCCCCATGACCTCCATGTCCCCCATGACCCCCATGATGCCTGTGAAGCCTGGGAACGAGCTGCCTTCCAGGTACCTGAGTCATCAGGGGTGGGGCGGGgatggggcgggggcggggcgggggcggggactACGGCGAGGGCGCCACTGCCCAGCGGAGAGGATCTGCTAGGTAcaggcttgtttgttttgagacagagtctcaccttgtcacccaggctggagtgcagtggcgccgtctcggctcaccgcaacctccacctccccacattcaagcgattctcctgcctgaacctcccgagtagggactacaggctcacactaccacacctggctaccttttatatttttagtagagacagggtttctccatgttggccaggctggtcttgaactcctgacctcaggtgatccacccacctcggcctcccaaagtgctgggattacaggcatgagccactgcacccaggtggCAAGGTGCAGTCTTGAGTGGGCCCAGTCCCCTTCAGCCCCTGGAGAACCACCGGCCCTGAGCCCCTCTCTCTGCCCTGAAGGTCACTGCATCCATCCCTCTGCCTCCCCTCAGGACCTCCCTCCAGTCAACAGTCTCCTTTCAGGCAGGTGCAGGGAGGAAGCTGTGGGATCCCTCCTTCCTAGGGTGCCCCAGCCACTGGCAGGACAAGGGATTGGACAGGCCCCaacccccttccttcccctcctttctctgGACTTAGGTCCTACCCACTCCGGGGCAGCCATAGCCTCAATGACCTCCTGGACCGGCCGGGCAACTCCACAGCACCCTCGGAGTACTGGGATGGCCAGTCCCGCTCCCGCACCCCAAGCCGGGTGCCGAGCCGTGCCCCGAGCCCTGCACCTCCGCCCTTGCCCAGCAGCCGCCGAGGCAGCATGGGCAGCACAGGGACTGCCACTGACGTCAAGGTGAGCCCTCGCCCGCCCTCTCCTGGGGCCTCCAGTGGGCAAGGAGGCAGGAGAGCAGGGATCCCGAGGCTCTGTCACTGGCTGTCTGGTAGGGGACCCGCCCACCTGGCCTCAGTCTGTTCCTCAGTGCATGGAGGGGTGGTGTGGGGCTGAGTCCGGGCTGAAGGGGAAGACCAGGGTCCTGGAGCAGAATGTGACCTGGGGCTGGCCCGCAAGACGGGGCTGGGGGAGGCCAGGGAGATCATCTACCCATGGAGTCACCCCAGTCTTATTATGGGGGCGTGGTTAGTCCTCGGAGGTGGTGCTCTGGCCCAGGGATTTCTCACTTCTGCAACCCACAGAATTCTGGGCTTCAGAACCTCAGGGTCTCATTTCCCAGGAGCCTTGCATGGCAGGGGCTCTCTGGCCCAGTCCTCTGCCCTATGGgcatggggagagggaggggaggggcaagGGATTGCTTGCCGCTCTCCCCACCAAACcagcccttccccacccccactgcaGAAACTGATGTCCTCAGAGCAGTACCCGCCACAGGAGCTCTTCCCAAGGTGAGTCCTCAAACGGGGCCGAACAGTGAGGGGGGTGGCAGGTGTGGcagcacacacttgtaatcccagctactagggagactagGGGGGAGGATCTCTTGACTCCAACAGTtcaacaccagcttgggcaacaccgtgggaccccatctctaaaaacaaaacaaaacaaaaaaatagatgaaGTGGGGCAAGGAGTGGATGGAGACCAAATAGGGGCAGGAGGCGGGACCCGGCTCAGTTGCCCAGCTGCCTTCCTGAGCCACAGCCAGGTGGGGATCATCTGCCCTTCTCACCCTGTCCTCTCCTCCTGCAGGGGCACAAATCCTTTTGCTACCGTCAAGCTTCGTCCCACCATCACCAATGACCGCTCAGCACCCCTCATCCGCTGAGGCGGGGTCCGAGGTCATACCCCCCAGCACACCTGCCCAGGGGCTGTTCAGAGCTGGCAGTGGCAGtgacagcagcaacagcagcggATACCAGAAGCAGGGCGCTGAGACCAGGGGTGGCTGCCCTTCCCCAGACCACCCTGGCAGCCTGAGCAGCTCCAAAGCACTGGCTTGGGGTCCAAGACCTTCGAAGTAAAGCAGGCGGAATGGGGGGACAGGATGATTTCTCCCCCTCCAGGGGCCCCAGGACTCTCCCTGGGGGGCCTACCTCTTGCCCCCCAAcctcttttccccttttctgCCCCCGTGGGGAGGAGCCCCTTGTACCTGCTCCGTGTCCCACACATGCCCTCTCTGTACGTCTTTTGTAAATGATGAGAAATAAAGGAAGTGGACGCAAAGTGACGTGGCAGCAGGATTGGTGGTGTCTTATTTGGGGGACAGGGCAGGGGGTGAGGGATGGAGACTCCCCCATTGGAGAATGGGGTCCAGAGGGTACTGAGGTCCTGGCCATTCCCCGGGAGGCTAGCTCACTCCCAGCCCCTCGTTTGGAGAACCCTTCAGGGCTACCCCAAAGCCCTGGCACTGCAGCCCCCATCTCTACCCACTCTCATTTTGATGTGTGGGTTTCATAGGAAGTAGTGGCTGCTCAGGTCAGGGGAGGGTTGGCAGTGGCCAAGGGCTGGGACCACCAGCAAGCTGCCCTCAGGCGGCCTGGACACAGCACTCTTTGTTctggcccctccccacccccacatcccCAGGCACAGGCATGGATTAGCTTCATCCTGGAGAAAGCCGCCAGCCCCTCCTGGAATGTGGCCTGGGGCGGGGGGTCGGGCGGGGGCAGATGAGGCACTGAGGTGATTAGAACCGTTGGGGTCTCTTcagggcagggctgtgctccGAGCACCTGACTAGGACCCCCTGGGCAGGGTCTCTGTGTCTGCGACCCCAggctccaggaggcagagggatttctcttcctccctcctggaCTGTCGGGACAGGGAGCCCACCGTGGAGCCCCAGCCTGGTCTGGGGCTCCCAGTCTCTTCTCCCCTCCTGGACAAAAGCCTCTTAGCAGGGGTGTGGTGTGGTGGGGGCACACACTCTAAGCTCCAGGCCTGGGGGAGGGAGCGTCAGGCGGGAGTCCGCCAGAAGCTCAGCCCAGGCTGGTGGGAAGCTGGAGTGTCTGGCAGACCCCATCCGGGTAAGCTTCACCGGGAGCTGCCGCGGACAGCTGCAGGGacagcagcccctccctgcaGGCCTCAGGAGACGTGAGGCTGGACCCCACAAACCCACGAGGCAGGCTCAGGTGAGTGTGATGTGAGGGCTGCCTGGGATCACTCTCCTGTCTCCACCTTCAAGTGGCTGCCCCTGTGACAAGAGAACAACAGGCAGGAAAAGCCACGACCTGGTCCTAGTGGAGGAGGGGCAGAGTCCCAGATACCCTGGGGGTGGTGGCACTGCCCAGTGCCAGGAGGGACACTCcaggcaggaggggaggaggctaTCCCCAGCCCCGGGCTCCGGGCTCCGGGCGCACCTGTCTCTGAGTGCACCCTCCTCATCTGTTAGGGGAGCGCTTGTAGCTGCTGTGAGGGCCCTGGGGGGAGCCCCAGGAATGAGACAGGCTTTGGAGCCATTCTTTGCATACAGAGGGTTTGAGGTTTGGAGGGCAGAAGGCCACTCTCCCAGTGCTGCTAAGGTTCCTACCTGTCTGGCAGAAGCCAGAGACCTGACTCCTCTCCCGCAAGATTCCCAGCTGGCCTGGGGGTGATCAATCACCCATCTCACAtcggaggaaactgaggttcggAGAGGGGAGGCGACCGGCCCAAGTCAGGGAGGGAATCCATGGCTGAGCTGGGAAGCATGGGAACTCAGCTCCCCTGGCTGATACCTGTTGAAAGTGGCTTTTGTCCCCTTCATGTTCTAATGACAGTAGTCATTTGTGATCACTAAGAAATATTAAGAACATGGCGCAAggctaaaaaggaaaaatcttcacGCACACTGGCCCTTTGCAGCTGGCATCTGCCCCTCTGCTGTTTGTTCCGTTGTCCCGAGACCCTCACGCATACTTTGGTACTGGTCGCCCACCTCCAGGCACACACCTGCTCCACTTCCCGATGCCTTCCACCTGAGGTCCTGAGGGGCCAGCAGTGTTCTCCAGAGGGAGCCTGCTGAGGTGCAGAGTCAGGTGGGACCCCTCATCCTACCCTCATCCTTCAGGGCCCTTTGCAGGAGAAGGAGACTTGGGGTGAGATTCCTACCTCCGTTTCCCCTTTTGGTTCCCAGACCTGAGCCACGCTCACGTGGGtagccctgtgcctcagtttccccatgcttCATCTCCATTCCCCTCCTCTAGGCTTCTGGCCCAGCCACAACCTCTTGTCCCCGCCCCCTCCCAACAGAGGCAGCCATGGGCGCTGGCGGCCCCCGGCGGGGCGAGGGCCCCCCAGACGGCGGCTGGGGCTGGGTGGTGCTGGGTGCCTGCTTCGTGGTCACTGGCTTCGCCTACGGCTTCCCCAAAGCCGTGAGCGTCTTCTTCCGGGCGCTCATGCGCGACTTCGGCGCCGGCTACAGCGACACGGCCTGGGTGTCCTCCATCATGCTGGCCATGCTCTACGGCACGGGTCAGTGTCCCTGCCCAGCTCTCCGCCTCCTCAGGACCCCTGGGACCCGGAACCAGGAGACACCCGACCCCCTGAGCATCCCCCTGACCGTCGGGGCGGCCCCCGAAGTCCAtaaagaggggaagagagggcaGGAGGGGGGACAGCGGCCAGAGGCGGGGCCGGCCTAGGGGACTGCCCTGTGAGCTCAGAGGGACCCTTCCGAGATCTACACCTGCTCATTGTAGAGGCGGGAAAGCTGAGATCTACAGAAGCACTCCCCATCCCCGCAGCACTGACCTGTTAGGTGGGGGGCTTGCTGGAGTTCCCATCCTGGGAGGCGGGGCTGCGGAGGAATCCCAGGCTGTGCCAGGGCAGGACTTGGAGGCTGTGAAGGTTAAAGGGGTGTGGAAGTCCCCGCTCTGCTTGGGGTTTGGGTTCTCAGGAGTGGTGGGGATAGGGTGCTCTGGGCCTTGCCCTCGCAGTCTGCTGTCTCTTTGGCCTGCCCCtccaagctgtgtgaccttggccagaCAATGCCCTCCTCTCTGGGTCCCTGAGCCGGAGGTGACCTTATTCCTTAGAGGACTCAAGCCATCCCGGGACCCGGGTGGTGACCCTGCCCTGCCCACAGGTCCCGTGTCCAGCATCCTCGTGACCCGCTTTGGCTGTCGCCCGGTGATGCTGGCGGGTGGGCTGCTGGCTTCCGCGGGCATGATCCTAGCTTCCTTTGCCACGCGCCTCCTGGAGCTCTACCTGACCGCTGGGGTGCTCACAGGTGAGGGCCCCCTGGTCTCCTCCCCTCTGGTTTGGGGGTCGGGGGTTCTTGCTGCAAGATCTGCCCTCGGTTTCCCTATGTGGGACAGTCTTCGAAGTCCTTCGGCTGGGTTCTTGGATCTGCTGGGTTCCCGGGCCTGGCCCCTCCCTCCTGCGGGGGCCAGGGAGGGGCTCCCTGGGGACCCCGGCACAGCGCCGCCTCGCCCGCAGGCCTGGGCCTGGCCCTCAACTTCCAGCCGTCGCTCATCATGCTGGGGCTGTACTTCGAGCGGCGGCGGCCTCTGGCCAACGGGCTGGCGGCGGCGGGCAGCCCCGTGTTCCTGTCCGCGCTGTCGCCGCTCGGCCAGCAGCTGCTGGAGCGCTTCGGCTGGCGCGGCGGCTTCCTGCTGCTCGGCGGGCTCCTGCTGCACTGCTGCGCCTGCGGGGCTGTCATGAGGCCGCCGCCCGGGCCGGGCCCGCGACCGCGGAGGGACAGCGCCGGCGACCGCGCGGGGGACGCTCCGGGCGAGGCGGAGGCGGACGGCGCGGGGCCGCAGTTGAGCGAGGCAACCCCCAGGACCCGGCCCCGCCGGCGCCTGCTGGACTTGGCAGTGTGCACCGACCGCGCCTTCGCCGTGTACGCCGTCACCAAGTTCCTGATGGCGCTCGGGCTCTTCGTCCCCGCCATCCTGCTGGTGAACTACGCCAAGGACGCGGGCGTGCCAGACACCGACGCCGCCTTTCTGCTGTCCATCGTGGGCTTCGTGGACATCGTGGCGCGGCCGGCGTGCGGCGCCCTGGCGGGCCTGGCGCGTCTGCGACCGCACGTCCCGTATCTCTTCAGCCTGGCCCTGCTGGCCAATGGGCTCACGGACCTGAGCAGCGCACGCGCGCGCTCCTACGGCGCCCTCGTCGCCTTCTGCATCGCCTTCGGCCTCTCCTACGGCATGGTGGGCGCGCTGCAGTTCGAGGTGCTCATGGCGGCTGTGGGCGCGCCCCGCTTCCCCAGTGCGCTGGGCCTGGTGTTGCTCTTGGAGGCCGTGGCCGTGCTCATCGGACCGCCCTCTGCCGGTGCGCCCCGAGGGAAGAGGGGGTGGCGAGCCTAGTGCCACTTAGACCGAGGGAAGCTCTCTTCTCCCCCGCCCCCGTCTCAGATGGAACTTCCAGGGATGAGGGGAATGGGCAGCAGGGTGGGTGGACTCCCCTTCATGGCCAGTTAGTCCCTCCTCCAAGCCGGACCACCCGCTCTGGGTGAGGACAGAAAAGCCGAGGAAGGTGCGGGAAATAAAGCAACACTGATAGCTGGCCAGGTCTGCCATCCCAAGTAGTTGGCACAAGGCCATCTGAAGCGCAAGTGcttattctcattttgcagatgaggaaactgaggcacagaggctTAGCGCAAGTTGCAGCCCCAGAATGAGAGCTTCAGTGTACCTAATGCTAAATGCCCACGCCTTTAGATTGGTGCATCTAGAATGGTGACTGGAATGGGGACAGTATCTTTGGGAAACTGGTGTTGGGACCAGAAACAGAGTGGGGGTGCTCAGCGGGCAGATGGGGAGAAGGAGAAGCACTGGTGTCTTTGACTGTGCAGATGGCCTGCTGGCACTTGTCACCGTCACCCTTAGGAAGTCATCGTCATGagggtggtcaggaaaggcttcctggaagatCCCCCAGGTGAAGGCACAGCATGGATGGGCAGGGTTTGTTAGGGGGAACAGCATCCTTATGGAAGCAAGGCAGGAACCAAAACTGGAAAGGTGGGAGTGGGGAACATGAGGGTCTTCCCGGGCTGTCAAGTTACCTTGAAACAGCAGGGAGACTGCCTTTGAGTCccagaggccagagggctgtgggatGGTGCAGTAATGGGGGAGGACACCTTGCAGGGGGCACAGGCTACACTGAGATGGGGTGAGCTGCCCGTCCTTCCTTCAGGGCTGGGCTAACCGAGTGCCCTCACTGAGCTCCGTCATCCCACCTGACCCAGTGAGACGGGCAAAGCCCCTAAGCCAGTGTGTGGGCAGCCCACAGAATCAGCCTGTCCAGGGCTCAAGGAACTGTCTTCCATTTCTTGTGTGAATCTGGGTGGATCTGAGGGGCAGAGGAGGTGTGTGGGGTGAGGAGAATGACCTAGAGAGAGGGTGGAACGCACAGACAAACCACACTTTAgggggaaatatttgcaattAAGAGATTTTCCTGgtcgggtgtagtggctcatgcctgtaatcccaacactttgggaggctgaggccagacatggcaaaaccctgtctctaccaaaaaaaaaaaaaaaaaaaaaaaaaatttgctggggtgtgttggcatgcacctctggttccagctactcaggaggccgaagtgggagaatggcttgagcccaggaggtggaggttgcagtgagccaagatggcaccactacattccagcctggggaatggtgcaagaccctgtctcaaaagaataagaaaattcctgaggccaggtgcaatggttcacacctgtaatcctagcactttgagaggccaagttgggaggatcccttgagctcaggagttcaagaccagcctgggcaacagagcaagaccccatctctaaaaatccataataaaagagagagagacagccagacgcggttgctcacgcctgtaatcccagcactttgggaggctgaggcaggtggatcacctgaggttgggagttcgagattagcctgaccaacatggagaaaccctgtctttactaaaaatacaaaattggccgggcgtggtggcacatgcctgtaatcccagctactagggaggctgaggcaggagaattgcttgaacctgggaggaggaagttgcagtgagccgaaatcgtgccattgcactctagcctgggcaacaagagtgaaactctgtctcaaaaaaaaaaaaaaaaaaagagagactttcCTAAGTTTTAAAGTAATATGTACAAGTGATAGAAGCCTTGAGAAATAAAGGAGGAAACAAGTCACTGGCCCGCAAGCCCCACCTGTGCTGATGATGGCTGGGTCTGCAGTGCTCATGGGCCTCCTGGGACAAAAGGGTGGGAAGACTAAGTCAAGCCCCTGAGGACCGGGGCATTTACATATGGCAACAGCAAGAGGTGGAGGCCCCCAGGAGGGCAGAGCTAAGCCCAtggcccctccccactcccaccccagatGCCCCACTGCCAAGCAAGTCACAGGACACTTGTGGGGCTTGAATCAGTGGGAGGAGGGGACGCCTCACCAAAAGCCCCATATCACTTATTCAATTGAGGTCCAGGGACAGCAAGTGACATTTTTAAGGTTTCAAATGTCAGAACCCACATAGGGTTTTAcatttgtaaaacaggaataaagaGTGGGCATGTGTGTGTCACCTATGAGCCTCACCAAGTCAGTGGCACCACCCTTGACCTGAGAGTGCAGGGAAGTGAGGGGGGACCCCGCAGGGCCTTACCTCTTCCACCTTCTCCCCGTCCCCAGGCCGACTGGTGGATGCATTGAAGAACTACGAGATCATCTTCTACCTGGCAGGCTCCGAGGTGGCCCTGGCCGGGGTCTTCATGGCTGTCGCCACCAACTGCTGCCTGCGTTGTGCTAAAGCTGCCCCAGCAGGCCCAGGCACTGAGGGTGGGGCCAGTGACACTGAGGATGCTGAGGCTGAAGGGGACTCTGAGCCCCTGCCTGTCGTCGCAGAGGAACCTGGCAACCTGGAGGCCCTGGAGGTGCTGAGCGCCCAGGGCGAGCCCACAGAACCAGAAACAGAGGCGAGGCCGAGGCTGGCTGCCGAGTCTGTGTAACTCAGGGTGCACCTGGGTGGGGTGGCCCAGTGACTTGGGAACACAGCTTCTTGTCTCAGAGGGCCTGGTACACTGGGAGGCTGGTCTGGGGTGGTCACTCCCGGGGTCCACGTCTGGGCTCCAGTTGATCCCCTGGGTGTTTGGGAACTGCCTCCCTCATCTGTGCCCCAAGTTCCACCAGGCCGTGCCCCATTGCCAGTGAAGCCGCTATGAAGCAACAGGAAACTGTTGATAAAGCTCAGCTGAACGACAGAAGGTTCTGTTCCTGCGCCTCTGCCCAGGCTCCGGCTGCCACCTGAGTTGGGGGTCGGGGTGGCAGGAGGGAGTCTGGGAGGTCTCTCCAGGCCCCTGAAGCCGGCTTCTAGGTGGGCAGTGTTGGGAGGAAGCGTCAGAGATTGATGAAGAGACCCATCGTTCCCAGGTGTAGACACACGGGCTGGGTGGGCACAGGGCTCAGGGGCACGGGGCTGGgtgggcacagtgcctggctcctGCCCAGCCCCACTGCTCAGAGCTGTTTGCTGAAGCCCCCCTCACTGGCGTCTGCCTTTTCCAGTGGAGGGGATGAGGGGTTGGCAGCAACTAGGGCTCAAGGTTGGGGGCTGCTTGCAGGCGGGGGGCCCGAGGGGTCTTAGAGGGCTCAAACAAAGTCCCAGGGTCAGGGTCAGTTTGAATCCCAGCCCGGCTGCTTTCTTTGTTCACTGTAGGCTGAGCAAACGACTCTGTCCCTGGGGTCCTGGGGGGGCCGGGGGGGGACCAGGTGCTCAGTAACAACATGGGCCCTGCTGCCT comes from Macaca fascicularis isolate 582-1 chromosome 10, T2T-MFA8v1.1 and encodes:
- the BAIAP2L2 gene encoding BAR/IMD domain-containing adapter protein 2-like 2 isoform X4, encoding MQAFVSESQRAAELEEKRRYRFLAEKHLLLSNTFLQFFGRARGMLQNRVLLWKEQSEASRSPSRAHSPGLLGPALGPPYPSGRLTPTRLDMPPRPLGEFSSPRSRHGSGSYGPEPSARPASQLEPDRRSLPRTPSASSLYSGSTQSSRSNSFGERPGGGARRVRALVSHSEGANHTLLRFSAGDVVEVLVPEAQNGWLYGKLEGSSASGWFPEAYVKALEEGPVNPITPVTPMTSMSPMTPMMPVKPGNELPSRSYPLRGSHSLNDLLDRPGNSTAPSEYWDGQSRSRTPSRVPSRAPSPAPPPLPSSRRGSMGSTGTATDVKKLMSSEQYPPQELFPRGTNPFATVKLRPTITNDRSAPLIR
- the SLC16A8 gene encoding monocarboxylate transporter 3 isoform X2 yields the protein MGAGGPRRGEGPPDGGWGWVVLGACFVVTGFAYGFPKAVSVFFRALMRDFGAGYSDTAWVSSIMLAMLYGTGPVSSILVTRFGCRPVMLAGGLLASAGMILASFATRLLELYLTAGVLTGRLVDALKNYEIIFYLAGSEVALAGVFMAVATNCCLRCAKAAPAGPGTEGGASDTEDAEAEGDSEPLPVVAEEPGNLEALEVLSAQGEPTEPETEARPRLAAESV
- the SLC16A8 gene encoding monocarboxylate transporter 3 isoform X3 gives rise to the protein MAVATNCCLRCAKAAPAGPGTEGGASDTEDAEAEGDSEPLPVVAEEPGNLEALEVLSAQGEPTEPETEARPRLAAESV
- the SLC16A8 gene encoding monocarboxylate transporter 3 isoform X4, with the protein product MGAGGPRRGEGPPDGGWGWVVLGACFVVTGFAYGFPKAVSVFFRALMRDFGAGYSDTAWVSSIMLAMLYGTGPVSSILVTRFGCRPVMLAGGLLASAGMILASFATRLLELYLTAGVLTGLGLALNFQPSLIMLGLYFERRRPLANGLAAAGSPVFLSALSPLGQQLLERFGWRGGFLLLGGLLLHCCACGAVMRPPPGPGPRPRRDSAGDRAGDAPGEAEADGAGPQLSEATPRTRPRRRLLDLAVCTDRAFAVYAVTKFLMALGLFVPAILLVNYAKDAGVPDTDAAFLLSIVGFVDIVARPACGALAGLARLRPHVPYLFSLALLANGLTDLSSARARSYGALVAFCIAFGLSYGMVGALQFEVLMAAVGAPRFPSALGLVLLLEAVAVLIGPPSAGRLVDALKNYEIIFYLAGSEVALAGVFMAVATNCCLRCAKAAPAGPGTEGGASDTEDAEAEGDSEPLPVVAEEPGNLEALEVLSAQGEPTEPETEARPRLAAESV
- the SLC16A8 gene encoding monocarboxylate transporter 3 isoform X1, translated to MGAGGPRRGEGPPDGGWGWVVLGACFVVTGFAYGFPKAVSVFFRALMRDFGAGYSDTAWVSSIMLAMLYGTGPVSSILVTRFGCRPVMLAGGLLASAGMILASFATRLLELYLTAGVLTGEGPLVSSPLVWGSGVLAARSALGFPMWDSLRSPSAGFLDLLGSRAWPLPPAGAREGLPGDPGTAPPRPQAWAWPSTSSRRSSCWGCTSSGGGLWPTGWRRRAAPCSCPRCRRSASSCWSASAGAAASCCSAGSCCTAAPAGLS
- the BAIAP2L2 gene encoding BAR/IMD domain-containing adapter protein 2-like 2 isoform X5, whose product is MLQNRVLLWKEQSEASRSPSRAHSPGLLGPALGPPYPSGRLTPTRLDMPPRPLGEFSSPRSRHGSGSYGPEPSARPASQLEPDRRSLPRTPSASSLYSGSTQSSRSNSFGERPGGGARRVRALVSHSEGANHTLLRFSAGDVVEVLVPEAQNGWLYGKLEGSSASGWFPEAYVKALEEGPVNPITPVTPMTSMSPMTPMMPVKPGNELPSRSYPLRGSHSLNDLLDRPGNSTAPSEYWDGQSRSRTPSRVPSRAPSPAPPPLPSSRRGSMGSTGTATDVKKLMSSEQYPPQELFPRGTNPFATVKLRPTITNDRSAPLIR